DNA sequence from the Candidatus Thermoplasmatota archaeon genome:
ACGTCCTTTGCAGCTATCATAGCGCTTTAGCCTCGAGGCTTGATATTAATTCTTTAACTTTTTCGTCAATCTTATCTCTGACTCTACGATAGAACTCTAAAGATTGCCCTCTCGGATCTTCAATATCCCAGTTAATTATTTTTTTGTTTGTCGGTATTAAATTGTAAAGACCTTTACTAGCTTCGCATAAAGTTATAACCAGATCGGCCCATTCTAAGTCCTTCTCAGTGAGAGCTTTAGACTTCTGCTTACTGATATCAATTCCTTTTTCTTTCATTACTAAAATTGCTTTCTGGGCAACAAACCCTGCAGGCTTTACACCCGCGCTTTTTGCCTTTAAGTTTAGAGAAGAGTTGTTAAGAAAGCCTTCGGCGAGCTGGCTACGCGCTGCGTTACCTTCGCATACAAATAATATTTTATTCATTATCCATCAAAATTTGGTGTGTAAGGGTTAAAAGCAGGGTCACCATGTACAAAAACAGCTTCGTAAGTGTCATCATTACATCCTCCGCCGTCAGTTCCTTGATCCTTTATAAAGAAATTCTTTGCAAGCATTAGGGCAGCGCCTACCGTGGTATTAGCTTGCTCTACTTTCACATAGCCTCCTTGGGATTTATCGTATAGGTACCCGCAAAGATGTCCGTAAAAGTGGTTCATCATCAGATTACCAATCACTTCCCCAGTAGCTGGGTCTGGCGTGAAGAAAAGGGAGCCCCACATATAGGTAGAGGCATCTACGTAACAGTTCATACCTGCGTGCAAGAAAGCATTAGAGATACAGTTGTAGGGTTGTAGGCCATCAAGTCTGCCTGTAACGCAGGAGGTGGCCCACATAGTAGAAGGACCAAAATTCATTAATTTAACATGCCTTACATCAAACGCGCTACCTGCGCCTATCTCGTAGAACGGGTCTCTCGGATCTGGGGTATCGAATTCTCTATCTCTGGGTGTAGGCACATACCAGTACCAGAACCCATGGACAAGAATAGAAATAAAATTACTACCTTCGTAAGCCAACGTAGCTTCCTGCCTTGCGCACTGCTGGTTATCTTTGTTATCTTGGTCTACGGTCATGCCAGCTTTTCGCCATGCCCCAGCTACTTTTGCCTGCGCAGGCTCTGTGCCAGGTGGATGCGCAGGATCTTTAGGCGAGCCAGCATCTGCAGACATGCCTAGTGCGTTGTTCTTCCATATATTACCCAACATCGGCGGTTTATTAACTGCAGCAGGATTGTAGATGCCTTCAGGAACTTGTATATTATCTATAATCTCTTTGTAGAAAAACGTTCTGGAAAGCAGTGCAGAGATATCTTGAGAATCAAAACCTGTTATTCTACCGTCGCAAAGTTCCAACCGAGGATATCTCCCATTTAGACCATAGGGTGGAAGATCAAGATCTGCATCTATATCAGAATAAATAATATCGCCTCTGACACCATAGCCTGCATACATATCATCTCCTAGTCGTTTGCTAGGATAGTAATAGTGTGGGATCATATCTGGATGTGCAAGAATACCCAGATAGGTGAAATCCCCATTTTGGTTTAGACCATGATAATATTCTGAGAGAGCAATAATATCTTCGTCGGTCTCAGTTGGCATACCTGCCATTCTTCCCAGCAAGTTGTTTAGCGCAGCTTTTACTTCCCCTACACGTTCATTCGTAGGCTCTATTAGTTCTGGGTTTGTGGTAGGCGTACTTGAATGCCATATTTCCACATACTTTTCATTCCAAATCATAAATTCTGGTTTTGCAAGCACTACGCCTTTTCTATAAGCAGTAAGATAACCTGCAAGTGAAGAAGCAGAATATAACCTTGGATAAATATAAGAATCAAGCTCTTCTACAGTCACAGAAAGGGTGCAGTCTGCTTTCCCTACCGGATTGACTAATGGAACTATATCATCATCTGAGGGGAGCCTGGCAAGTAGCTGGATACAATATTCTCCCACAGCGTTAAAGATAGGGGCTTCTGTGTAAAGATGTGAAACTCCTACTTTCGGCTCCCCATCCTCAGAGGGAAACGGGTATAGCGTGGGGTAGCCATAAGGCTGCTTTTCTAATTTCATAACTTCATACCCTACAGAGGAGCAAAAGTACATTATTTCGTTGTCTTCATCATCTAGGTAGCCATTATTGTTTGCATCGATTCCTAAGAATGCAATTACTCTCGCACCAGAGTCGTCGCCATACCTTTCTCCAGAAACGTCCATTTTTACGTCTATTTTAACGTTTGCGTATTTGTAAGTAATATTAAAGTACCATGCAGGTTGCCCCTCTAAATCAGTTGGTGGCACCCCCGGATGAGGTATTTTTGCAGTTGAGTGTAGGATCTCAAAAGTTACAGGAGACCACTCCGGCACATGTGTATCTAAAACCCTCGGTTTGCGGATATCTAAGGGATTTGTCATTGTGATGTAGCTAACCCTACTCGCTAACCTTTGCTCCACTACAGCAATAATCCAATCTTGTATCTCTTCTATGGTAGCGAATCGTTTCGTAAGCCCGTAGCCCCCCATTCTACCACATACTAGCGAATACCTTACCCCTAAGCCTTTAAGAACATTTGCAACTTTTTCATCTACAGCATCTGTTACAATCACGGGTATGTTCAGATAAGATGCTATTGGCATTGCTATAATTGCTTGATTGTATCCCTCTTGACTGCTCTCTATTAAGATAACGCCCTCACTCCTTATCCAGAAATGGCTTGCAACAGCGAGAGAGATATCTTTTACAGAGCCTCTAAAATACTTATCAACATTAATAGTAGCGGTAGTTGGCTCTTCCCATTCGCGCTCACTCGAAGAAAGTACCAGCGTATTGGCTTCAAATTCAAATTCACCGATAACTACAGCTACTTCAGCTCCATACAAGTTTAGAAACCTTACTACCGCTCTAGAATTATCTTCTGGATTTACAACAAGCAGTGGCGAGAGTTTCAGCTCTGTACCTTCGTAGTAAAGTGCCACTGACGTAGCTATCAGAGTAAAATATGGGGAGTGGTCAGAGACTATTGCTAGCATATTTTCTACCCTTCTTTCAGAACTAGATCTTAGCACGTCGTCCAAAGTTGCGATTCCAGTCTCGTAGCCTTTTATTCTCGTCCAGATGTAGTATGCAGTTGTTATAATAGCGACTGCAACTATTATCGCTATAACCTCTTTCAGTCTTTTGCTCATTTTTTTCACACTAGCATATACCTTCATTACATTATATTTTCTCTATCTGAGTTTTTCACCTGTTATTCTTTCGAACAAATCAATATAAAGCCTGCTCACCTTTTGAATAATCTCGCGAGGTAATGGCAGAATATCGGGCTCGGGCAGCCCTTTTTTTCTAGCGTCCATAAGCTTATCGTAATACCCTATCTTCCTATAATACTGCCTTACAAACTCTTTGCTGAGCTCAACAAATTTTCCTTCTTTATATTTCTCAGCATCCCAGAATCTGTCTTCGTCAGCAGTACCAAAAGTATCTATTACCATCAGCTCTCTATTTTCATCAAACGCAAACTCTTTTTTACCATCAACATGTATGAGACCTCTCTGCTCTACCTCCTCATTCATTTTTTCATCTATCTTCAAAAATATCTCTTTAATCTCATTGTATTCTTCTTTAGAAAGGCCTGACATTTTCAAAGCCTCTCTGAGCTCTAGCTCGCGATCTACCTTTTCCAGTTTCGTTGTTACTTCAAAAAAGGGTGTTGGCAATTTATCGCCATACTTTACCTCGTAATTTTTTTCAAATCCCAGACCCTCAGGCTTAATCTCTCCACTTTTTATCCTATCAAACAGAGAGCCTGCAACATAGTATCTACAAACAAATTCTAATGGAATCAGGTAGTTTTTGGAGCTGTTGCTTATTTTTTTATAATCCTTAATCACATCAACTCTTTTCACTCTAAGTCTGTTTGGCGCAATTAACTTAATAAAATGAGTTTTCATTCCCAGATTTTCTGCAACCCTAAACCAGTACGCGCTAGTTCTGCAAAGCGTCTCTCCTTTAAAAGGTATCTTGGAAGGTATTATTTTATCGAAAACTGAAATATTATCGGTAAATAAAAACTCAAGCTCTTTATCATCAACTTCGTATACTTCCTTAACTTTACCTTTCTTTATTAATCTCATCCACCTTAAAAAAGGGCAATAGAAAATATTAATACTTTCTAATGTATTTCTACAGAAATGGTAGTAAAAGAAGAAATAATTAAAAAGCTAAAAAATTACGATCAAGATAATATTACAATAGCTACTTTAGGTTCTCATTCTGCGCTAAATATTTTCAAAGGTGCTAAAGAAGAAGGTTTTAAAACAGTTTGTATTTGTAAAAAAGGTGATGAGATAGTTTACAAGAGTTTCCCTCTGGCTGATGAAATTATTTTAGTTAACGATTTTAAAGAGCTTTTAAACGATAATATTCAGAGAAGGCTACGCAAATTAAATACTATTCTTATACCACACGGCTCTTTTAATGCTTATATTAGCACTGAGGATATAAACGAAAAATTATATGTGCCTTTGTTCGGCAATCGCGAGCTATTAGATTGGGAAACTAACCGTGAAAAACAGAGGGATTGGCTAAAGAGGAGCGGCTTAAAAATACCTGACTATTTCAGCTCGCCTGAAGATATAAATAAACTGGTTATGGTTAAATTTCAAGGTGCTCGCGGCGGCAGAGGCTATTTCCTAACGCAATCAGCTATAGGATTTTATAGAAAAGGTAAAGAAATGATAGAGAGAGGCTTTCTTACAGATAAAGATTTAAAAGAAGCGCAAATTCAAGAATATATAATGGGAGTGAATATCTATCCTCTTTATTTTAGATCTGTTCTGAAGAACGAAGTTGAGTTTTTCGGTGTAGATAAAAGGTATGAGAGTTTCGCAGATAATATTGGAAGAATACCTGCGGATGAGCAAATACTGCTTACAATCAATCCAACTTATACTATTGTAGGCAATACTCCTGTTACTGTAAGGGAGTCTCTGCTGCCTGAGTTTATTAAAATGGGAAATGCGGTTGTAGAGCAATCTGAGAAAATAGCGAAGCCAGGTATTATAGGACCTTTCTGCTTAGAAACTGTGGTTACAGAAAATTTAGAAATTGTAACTTTTGAAATTTCTGCTAGAATAGTTGCAGGCGCAAACGTAGGTATAGGCACATCACCTTACACCTATCTAAAATATGGTGAAGGGATGTATATGGGCAGAAGAATAGCAATAGAAATAAAAGAAGCGATAAAATCAAATAGATTAGAAGAGATTGTAACATAGAAAAAAATGGCTGAGCTAAATCTTACTACAGAAGATGTGCTGAAAAAACTTGCAGAGAGGAAAATAACTATTAAGGAAGCTAAAAAACATCTTGCGGTACTTGCTATTGAGAAGATTAAAAATGCGTATTTAGATGTTCATAGAAAATATCGTACAGGGGTACCTGAAATAGTATACGGCGCGGGCAAAGAAGAGAAAGAAATTATAGAAGCTGTGAAAATATTACTGAGAAGGAATGATTATGCTTTGGTTACAAGATTGAATAATCCAGAGAGGTTCAAAAGCAAGCTTAAGGAATTCGATGTTGATTGTAATAGGAGAGCTAAAACATTACTCGTAAAGAAAAAGAGCTACAAATTTCCAAAAGTTGGACGAGTGGGTATTTTAGCAGCAGGTACTGTAGATGTATCTGTGGCTGAAGAGGCAAAGGTTGCTGCTGAGGTTATGGGCTGCGAAGTAATATCAGCTTATGATGTCGGAATTGCAGGTCTGCATCGTGTTATAGAACCTTTAAAAGAAATGCTCGAAAAAAACGTATCTGCTATTATAGTAGTAGCTGGCATGGAAGGCGCTTTGCCTTCTATTGTAGCAAGTCTTATAGATATTCCTGTGATAGGAGTACCAACATCTGTTGGTTATGGTGTTGGTGAAAAAGGTTTAGGAGCACTTACAACAATGCTACAGACATGCTCTCCCGGTTTAGCAGTTGTTAATATTGATAACGGTGTTGGGGCAGGTATATTTGCAGGATTAATTGCAAGAAAAGCAAGAGGTTAAAATGAGTGAAGTAATGATAATCCTGGGAAGCGCATCAGATAAAGAAATTGCAATTAAATGCACGGAGATATTGAAAAAATTTGGTATAGGTTATGAGGTTGCAGTAGCCTCTGCTCATCGTACCCCTGAAAGAGTAAAAGAAATAGTTGAGAAGAGCAATGCAAAAGTCTTTATTGCAATTGCAGGTTTAGCAGCTGCTTTACCAGGAGTTGTAGCTGCACATACTACAAAACCAGTAATTGGTGTTCCGGTTTCAGGTAAAGTGCCTCTTGCCTCTCTTCTCTCAATAGTGCAAATGCCTGCTGGTATACCAGTAGCTTGCGTTGGCGTAGATAATAGCGAAAACGCAGCGTTGCTAGCAGCTGAAATACTTGCACTTCAAAACGAAGAAATAAGTAAAAAATTAGTGCTCTATAGGCAAGAGCTGGAGAAGAAAGTGGAAGAATCTGCAAAATTAGAAAAATTATAGTATCAGCATTGCGTCCCCAAACGAATAGAATCTATATCCATTTTTTATTGCCTCTTTATAAGCTCTAAGAATTCTCTCCCTGCCTGCAAATGCGCAAGTAAGTAACAGAACGGTAGATTTAGGCAGGTGGAAGTTAGTGAGTAGAGCGCTGATACCAGACTTGAATTTATAACCCGGATAGATAAACAAATCGCTCCAGCCTTCGCAAGCTTGGAGCTTACCATTTTTATATGCGCTTTCCAGTGCTTTTATAACAGTAGTTCCCACAGCAACCAATTTCCCACTTGTACCATTAATGAGCTCCGCGTTTTCTTTAGTAACTCTAAACCATTCCTTTTCTAACTTATGCTGGGTAATATTTTCTGCCCTTATTGGCATAAACGTCCCGGGACCAATATGGAGGGTAATGTATGCAAGATTGCATTTTTTCTCTATTCTTTTTAATAATTCTTTAGTAAAATGTAGCCCTGAAGTTGGCGCTGCAACAGAGCCTTCGTGTTTTGCATAAACTGTGTTGTACCTACTTTGATCATTTAATTCTTTTTTAATATACGGTGGCAGAGGCATTCTACCAATTTTAGCTAGATCTAACTTCCGATTCAACTCAATAACAAATTCCCCTTCTGCAATTTGTTTTTCCACCCTCCCCACAATACAGTTCTCAAACCCTATTTCAAGACCAGCTCTAATCTTCTTCCCCTTAACCAGAGCTTTATATTTATTCGAGTTAAGCTTATCCAAAATCAAGAGCTCCACTTTACCACCAGTAGTTTTTTTACCAACAAGCTTTGCAGGAATTACTTTCGTATCATTCAGTACTAAAGTATCCCCCGAGTCAAGCTCATCAACAATATCGTAAAATATTCTATGCTTAGTCTTTTCTCTTCTTATTACCATTAATTTTGAATTATCTCTAGGCTCAACTGGCACTTGGGCAATAAGCTCTTTAGGTAAATAATAATCAAACTCTGAGAGTTTCATAGTAGATTATCCACTAACTAAAATATAAGGATAATTATTTATCTCAGATTGCTATTTTAAAGTTTGCAAGATGAAAATTTACAATGCGAAAATATTGTACGGCGAAGATTTTGAACTGATAGAAGGTTCTCTAGAAATTAAAAACGGCTCTATATCCAGGATTAGGGAAGGCAACGCTACAGGAGACTTTAACGCTAAAGGCTCAATTATTATACCTAGTTTCATTAATGCTCATGTGCACTTGCTCGATGCACTTGGAAAAGACTTGTGGTATGGTAAAACTCTAGATGAACTTGTACGCCCTCCTAACAGCTTGAAGCACAAATTACTAAAGAAGCCTGAGTCAAAAATAAAATCAGCTGCTAGCGCTGCGGTTAAAGAAATGCTTATGAGTGGCACTACTTATTATTGCGAGTTTTCTAATATTCCTAAAATATCAACTGAAATTTTGAAAATCTCAAGAATGGATGGTAAAATTTTGTACGAGCCTATAGAAGTTATGGACGACAATGAGGTATGGGAAAATATTCTAGATAATGCGCTTGTAAAAAATATATTGAAAGTCGCAAGTGAATGCGAGGGTCTAGGAATAAGCGGTGTGTGCGAGTTTTCTGATGCTATACTTCAAAAACTTGCTTCGCTATCAAAATATTTTGCACTCCACGCTGCAGAGCATAAAATTTCGCAAGAGCGCTCTATCAGACAAACTGGCAGAACGGAAATTGAGCGCGCGGTTAAAATAAAACCTAAATTTCTTGTACATCTCACCCATCCTTTAAAAAACGATTTAACCCTTCTCGAAAAAAACAAAATACCAGTTATATGCTGTCCTAGAGCGAACGCAGTTTTAAATGTTGGCTCTCCACCAATACCGCAACTGTTGAGAAACAAAGTTTTAGTTGCGTTAGGCACAGATAACGTTATGCTGACCTCGCCAGACATTCTCAGAGAGCTTGAGTTTGTAGCAAAACTCTGGCCAGAGCTTGAGCCCCGAACTATCCTTAAACTTGTTACTGTTAATCCTGCTAAAATTTTCGGACTCAATAAAGGAGTAGCACAAGAAGGCAAAGACGCAGATTTGATTTTATTAAAACCTTTAGAGAACCTCGAATATTCTCACGATATTGTTGCGTCAATAATTCATCGCGCTACTCAAAGAAATATATGGAAAGTGTATTATAAAGGAAGAGCGATATATGGCTAAAAAAACCATTGTACTGAAAATCACTCCTAAAAAAATAGAGCTTAACAAAATAAAAAAAGCTGCAGAGATTATTAAAAAAGGTGGCATAGTTGCTTTTCCTACAGAAACAGTCTATGGCTTGGGTGCAAATGCTTTAAACGCCAAAGCGGTCTTGAAAATATTTAGAGCGAAGAAAAGGCCTGCAGATAATCCTATAATAGTGCACGTATACAACAAAGAGGATATTTATAGACTCGCTAAACACGTGCCTAAAGAGGCAGAAAAATTAATTTCTAAATTTTGGCCAGGACCACTAACACTTCTACTGAAAAAATCCAAAATAGTACCATATACAACAACAGGAGGTTTAGATACTGTATGCATCAGAATGCCCTCTCACGCTATTGCGCAAGCTTTAATTAAAGAATCAAAAACGCCTATTGCAGCTCCTTCAGCTAATCTCGCAGGTAGGCCAAGTCCTACAACTGCAGAGCATGTGTTAGAAGATTTAAATGGAAAAATAGATGCAATTATAGATGGCGGTAGAACGAAAGTAGGTTTAGAGTCTACAGTTCTAGATTTAACCTCCGAGGTGCCTACAGTGCTACGACCTGGTGGCGTTAGTCTAGAAGAGTTGGAAAATGTTTTAGGTGCTGTTAAATTGCATAGACTTGCTAAAGCAGAATATGAGATAGAGAGCGCTGTCGCTTTATCGCCAGGTATGAAATATCGCCATTATGCACCTAAAGCTAAGATGATATTAGTTGAAGGTAGTAAAGAAAAAATTATTAAAAAAACTCAGCAGATTGCTGAAGAATACAGTGATAAAAAAGTAGGAGTCCTTTCTTTCAGTGGCTATGAATATAAAGTTGCTATTACTAAATTTTTAGGAAAGGATTTGAAAGAAGCGGCTAGAAAATTATTCACTACGCTTAGAGAATTTGATATTGAAAATGTAGATATGATAATTGCGGAAGGCTGTGGTACGAAAGGTATAGGGCTTGCGATAATGAACCGATTGAGAAAGGCTTGCGGATATAATATTATAAGGGTGTAATCTCATGATTAAACAAAGATTCTAAAAATTACTGCAATAACAGCTAACGACAAAACAATAAAGAGGCTCGCTGAGTTAAGATCAACCATTATTTTATTTCTAATTTTTGTAAGCAAATCCGATTTTACTATACTCCATTTCAAGAGCAAAATACCAAAAACAATGATTAACAGTTCCATAATAAGTACCTCTAGTACTAACAACCTAGAAAAATCAAATGTAATCTCAAATTGTGTAGCATTTGCAGCAGGTAGTATAAAATAGCCC
Encoded proteins:
- a CDS encoding amidohydrolase family protein, with product MKIYNAKILYGEDFELIEGSLEIKNGSISRIREGNATGDFNAKGSIIIPSFINAHVHLLDALGKDLWYGKTLDELVRPPNSLKHKLLKKPESKIKSAASAAVKEMLMSGTTYYCEFSNIPKISTEILKISRMDGKILYEPIEVMDDNEVWENILDNALVKNILKVASECEGLGISGVCEFSDAILQKLASLSKYFALHAAEHKISQERSIRQTGRTEIERAVKIKPKFLVHLTHPLKNDLTLLEKNKIPVICCPRANAVLNVGSPPIPQLLRNKVLVALGTDNVMLTSPDILRELEFVAKLWPELEPRTILKLVTVNPAKIFGLNKGVAQEGKDADLILLKPLENLEYSHDIVASIIHRATQRNIWKVYYKGRAIYG
- the purE gene encoding 5-(carboxyamino)imidazole ribonucleotide mutase; its protein translation is MSEVMIILGSASDKEIAIKCTEILKKFGIGYEVAVASAHRTPERVKEIVEKSNAKVFIAIAGLAAALPGVVAAHTTKPVIGVPVSGKVPLASLLSIVQMPAGIPVACVGVDNSENAALLAAEILALQNEEISKKLVLYRQELEKKVEESAKLEKL
- a CDS encoding formate--phosphoribosylaminoimidazolecarboxamide ligase is translated as MVVKEEIIKKLKNYDQDNITIATLGSHSALNIFKGAKEEGFKTVCICKKGDEIVYKSFPLADEIILVNDFKELLNDNIQRRLRKLNTILIPHGSFNAYISTEDINEKLYVPLFGNRELLDWETNREKQRDWLKRSGLKIPDYFSSPEDINKLVMVKFQGARGGRGYFLTQSAIGFYRKGKEMIERGFLTDKDLKEAQIQEYIMGVNIYPLYFRSVLKNEVEFFGVDKRYESFADNIGRIPADEQILLTINPTYTIVGNTPVTVRESLLPEFIKMGNAVVEQSEKIAKPGIIGPFCLETVVTENLEIVTFEISARIVAGANVGIGTSPYTYLKYGEGMYMGRRIAIEIKEAIKSNRLEEIVT
- the queA gene encoding tRNA preQ1(34) S-adenosylmethionine ribosyltransferase-isomerase QueA, which translates into the protein MKLSEFDYYLPKELIAQVPVEPRDNSKLMVIRREKTKHRIFYDIVDELDSGDTLVLNDTKVIPAKLVGKKTTGGKVELLILDKLNSNKYKALVKGKKIRAGLEIGFENCIVGRVEKQIAEGEFVIELNRKLDLAKIGRMPLPPYIKKELNDQSRYNTVYAKHEGSVAAPTSGLHFTKELLKRIEKKCNLAYITLHIGPGTFMPIRAENITQHKLEKEWFRVTKENAELINGTSGKLVAVGTTVIKALESAYKNGKLQACEGWSDLFIYPGYKFKSGISALLTNFHLPKSTVLLLTCAFAGRERILRAYKEAIKNGYRFYSFGDAMLIL
- a CDS encoding L-threonylcarbamoyladenylate synthase — its product is MAKKTIVLKITPKKIELNKIKKAAEIIKKGGIVAFPTETVYGLGANALNAKAVLKIFRAKKRPADNPIIVHVYNKEDIYRLAKHVPKEAEKLISKFWPGPLTLLLKKSKIVPYTTTGGLDTVCIRMPSHAIAQALIKESKTPIAAPSANLAGRPSPTTAEHVLEDLNGKIDAIIDGGRTKVGLESTVLDLTSEVPTVLRPGGVSLEELENVLGAVKLHRLAKAEYEIESAVALSPGMKYRHYAPKAKMILVEGSKEKIIKKTQQIAEEYSDKKVGVLSFSGYEYKVAITKFLGKDLKEAARKLFTTLREFDIENVDMIIAEGCGTKGIGLAIMNRLRKACGYNIIRV
- a CDS encoding arsenate reductase ArsC, which produces MNKILFVCEGNAARSQLAEGFLNNSSLNLKAKSAGVKPAGFVAQKAILVMKEKGIDISKQKSKALTEKDLEWADLVITLCEASKGLYNLIPTNKKIINWDIEDPRGQSLEFYRRVRDKIDEKVKELISSLEAKAL
- the larB gene encoding nickel pincer cofactor biosynthesis protein LarB — encoded protein: MAELNLTTEDVLKKLAERKITIKEAKKHLAVLAIEKIKNAYLDVHRKYRTGVPEIVYGAGKEEKEIIEAVKILLRRNDYALVTRLNNPERFKSKLKEFDVDCNRRAKTLLVKKKSYKFPKVGRVGILAAGTVDVSVAEEAKVAAEVMGCEVISAYDVGIAGLHRVIEPLKEMLEKNVSAIIVVAGMEGALPSIVASLIDIPVIGVPTSVGYGVGEKGLGALTTMLQTCSPGLAVVNIDNGVGAGIFAGLIARKARG
- the purC gene encoding phosphoribosylaminoimidazolesuccinocarboxamide synthase, giving the protein MRLIKKGKVKEVYEVDDKELEFLFTDNISVFDKIIPSKIPFKGETLCRTSAYWFRVAENLGMKTHFIKLIAPNRLRVKRVDVIKDYKKISNSSKNYLIPLEFVCRYYVAGSLFDRIKSGEIKPEGLGFEKNYEVKYGDKLPTPFFEVTTKLEKVDRELELREALKMSGLSKEEYNEIKEIFLKIDEKMNEEVEQRGLIHVDGKKEFAFDENRELMVIDTFGTADEDRFWDAEKYKEGKFVELSKEFVRQYYRKIGYYDKLMDARKKGLPEPDILPLPREIIQKVSRLYIDLFERITGEKLR